Sequence from the Luteibacter aegosomaticola genome:
TCGTGGTGTTCGCCCTGCGCTACCGAAAGGGAAAGAATCCACAGGCCTACGACCCCGGCTTCACGCACTCCACCCGCATCGAACTCGTGGTGTGGAGCATCCCCCTCATCATCATCGGCATCCTCGGTGCCATCACCTGGGTAACCACCCACAAGCTGGACCCGTTCCGCCCGCTCGACCGCATCTCTTATGGACGTCCCATCCCCGCCGGCACGAAGCCGCTGGAAATCGATGTGGTGGCCATGGACTGGAAGTGGCTCTTCATCTACCCCGAGCAGGGCATCGCCTCGGTGAATGAGCTGGCGCTCCCGATCGACGTCCCGGTGACCTTCAAGATCACCTCGACCAGCCAGATGAACACGTTCTACGCGCCGACGCTGGCCGGCATGGTCTACGCGATGCCAGGCATGCAATCGATGCTGCACGCCGTGTTGAACGAGCCGGGCGATACCTGGGGCTACTCGGGTAACTACACCGGTGCGGGTTACACGGATATGCGCTTCCAGCTGCATGGCGTGGACCAGGCAGGCTTCGATAGCTGGGTGGCAAAGGTGAAGAGCTCGCCGGACACGCTGAACACCGAACGCTATGTCGCATTGGATGTACCGAGCGAGAAGGTACCGGTGATGCACTTCGGCAACGTACCGCCCGACATCTTCCTGCGCGCCGTGAACCAGTGCGTCGCCCCCGGCGCGCCCTGCAAGAACGACGTCATGCGCATCGACGCCACGAAGGACGGCGCGACCCACGGGGACATGACCATGGCAGGCGATATGGCGAACGACGCCCACCCGATGGACGCCGGCCACTAATTCCATGTTTCGCAACTTTCCTTACTGCCCTGGGACGCCTCGTGCGTCCCTTGGGCCTGACCACGGATAGACCATGCTAGACGCAAGCTCTCCCAACGGGCTGCTCGGGCGACTGTCGCTCGACGCCCTTCCGCTCCACGAGCCGATCCTGGTCGGAACCTTCCTCGTGGTCGCCGTCCTTGGCCTTGCCGCCGTGGGCGCCCTCACCTACTTCAAGCGCTGGGGCTGGTTGTGGCGCGAGTGGCTCACCAGCGTGGACCACAAGAAGATCGGCATCATGTACATCGTGCTCGGCATCATCATGCTGCTGCGCGGTTTCTCCGATGCACTGATGATGCGCGCCCAACAGGCCATGGCGTTCGGCGCCAACCAGGGCTACCTGGCCGCGCACCATTACGATCAGATCTTCACCGCGCACGGCACGATCATGATCTTCTTCGTGGCGATCCCGCTGGTGGTGGGCATCGTCAACTTCGTGATGCCGTTGCAGATCGGCGCGCGCGACGTCGCCTTCCCGTATCTCAACAACCTCAGCTTCTGGCTGACGGTGGCGGGAGCGGTGCTGGTGATGATCTCGCTGTTCGTCGGTGAGTTCGCGCGTACCGGCTGGCTCTCGTACGCGCCGCTGGCGGAACTGCAGTACAGCCCCGACTCCGGCGTGGACTACTACCTGTGGTCGCTGGAGATAGCGGGTGTCGGCACCACGCTGTCGGCGATCAACATGGTCGCCACCATCATCAAGATGCGTGCGCCCGGCATGACGATGATGAAGATGCCGGTGTTCACCTGGACGGCGCTGTGCAGCAACATCCTGGCCATCGCGATCTTCCCGGCGCTGACCGCCGCGTTCTTCCTGCTGATCCTCGACCGCTACGCCGGCACGAACTTCTTCACCAACGACCTGGGCGGCAGCCCGATGATGTACTGGAACATGGTGTGGATCTGGGGCCATCCCGAGGTCTACGTCCTGGTCCTGCCTGCGTTCGGTATCTACTCGGAAATCACCTCCACCTTCACCGGCAAGCGTCTGTTCGGCTACAGCTCGATGGTGTACGCCACGGTGGTGATTACGCTGCTTTCGTATCTCGTGTGGCTGCATCACTTCTTCACCATGGGCTCGGGTGCCTCGGTGAACTCGTTCTTCGGCATCGCCACCATGATCATCGCGATCCCGACGGGCGCGAAGGTGTTCAACTGGCTGTTCACGATGTTCCGCGGCGAAATCCGCTTCGAACTGCCGATGATGTGGGTCGTGGCGTTCATGCTCACCTTCGTGGTGGGTGGCATGACCGGCGTGCTGCTGGCGGTGCCCGCCGCTGACTTCGTGCTACACAACTCCCTGTTCCTTGTGGCGCACTTCCACAACACCATCATCGGTGGCGTCGTGTTCGGCCTGTTCGCCGGCATGGTGTACTGGTTCCCGAAGGCCTTCGGCTTCAAGCTCGACGAGTTCTGGGGCAAGGTCGCCTTCTGGGGTTGGGTCGTCGGTTACTGGGTGGCCTGGACGCCGATCTACATCGTGGGCCTGATGGGCGTGCCCCGCCGCATCAACCACCTCGACGATGTGTCGCTGCGCCCGTACTTCGTGGTGGCGGCCATCGGCGCCGTGATCATCCTCATCGGCATCCTCGGCTTCGTGATGAGCATCGTGATGGGTATCGTGAAGCGCAAGGCGCTGCGCGATGTCACCGGCGATCCGTGGAACGGCCGTACGCTGGAGTGGAGCACCTCGTCGCCGCCGCCCGCCTACAACTACGCGCTCACGCCGGTGGTGTACGACCTCGACGCCTGGCAGGACATGAAGGACCACGGATATACCCGCCCGACGGAAGGCTTCAAGCCGGTGCACATGCCGCGCAACACGGGTATCGGCGTGATCATCGCAGGGCTTTGCACGGTGCTTGGCTTCGCCATGGTCTGGTACATCTGGTGGCTGGCTGCGCTCAGCTTCGTCGGCATCATCGCCGTCTCGATCGTCCACACCTTCAACTACAACCGCGATTACGTGATTCCCGCCTCCGAGGTCGATGCGACCGAGGGTGAACGGACGCGTGCGCTGGCAGGGGTCTGATATGAGCACCACGGTTACGACTCAAGCCGGGCCACGCCTGTGGCACGCGAAGGAAGAGCACGATCACAGTGGCGGTGCCACCATGATCGGCTTCTGGATCTACCTGATGAGCGATGCGCTCATCTTCGCCTCGCTGTTCGCAGTGTATGGCGTGCTTAGCCGGAACTATGCCGGCGGCCCGGGCCCGAAGCAGTTGTTCGATCTGTCGCTGGTGGCGGTGAATACATCGCTGCTGCTGGCGTCGTCGATCACCTTTGGTGTCTCGATGCTGGCGATGGCTGCGGGCCGCACCGGACGCACCATGTTCTGGCTGGCGATCACGGGCCTTCTGGGTGCCGCCTTCCTCGGCGTGGAGCTGCATGAGTTCGCCAGCCTGGTCGCCGAAGGTGCGGGTCCGCATCGCAGCGCGTTCCTGTCGAGCTTCTTTACGCTCGTCGGCACGCACGGTACGCACGTCGCGTTTGGCCTCGTCTGGCTGGTCGTGCTGCTGATGCAGATCGGCAAGCGTGGCCTCACCGACGATAACCGCCGCCGTGTCATGTGCCTCTCGATGTTCTGGCACTTCCTCGACATCGTGTGGATCGGCGTCTTTACGTTCGTTTACCTGCTGGGAGTTATCCGGTGACCGCTCACGTCGTCGCATCGCACGCATCCCACGGCCACGGCAGCAAGCGCAGCCTGGTCATCGGCTCCGCACTTTCCATCCTGCTGACGGCTATCCCGTTCTGGCTGGTGATGACCGGGGCGCTTTCGAGCCCCGGCGCGACCATCACCGCGATCTTCATCTCGGCGATGGTGCAGATCGTCGTCCACGTGGCATGTTTCCTCCACGTGGATGCGAAGAGTGAAGGGGGCTGGACCCTGCTGTCGTTCCTGTTCACCGCGATCATCGTGGTGATCACGATCATCGGTTCGGTGTGGGTCATGTATCACATGGATGCGAACATGATGCCTCGTTAGCCGTCGATGAGGCCGGCGCCGATGGCGTCCTATTCGGCTGGCAGCTTGGCTACCACCTTGATCTCGAACTGGAAGCCCGAGAGCCAGG
This genomic interval carries:
- the cyoD gene encoding cytochrome o ubiquinol oxidase subunit IV, yielding MTAHVVASHASHGHGSKRSLVIGSALSILLTAIPFWLVMTGALSSPGATITAIFISAMVQIVVHVACFLHVDAKSEGGWTLLSFLFTAIIVVITIIGSVWVMYHMDANMMPR
- the cyoB gene encoding cytochrome o ubiquinol oxidase subunit I, producing the protein MLGRLSLDALPLHEPILVGTFLVVAVLGLAAVGALTYFKRWGWLWREWLTSVDHKKIGIMYIVLGIIMLLRGFSDALMMRAQQAMAFGANQGYLAAHHYDQIFTAHGTIMIFFVAIPLVVGIVNFVMPLQIGARDVAFPYLNNLSFWLTVAGAVLVMISLFVGEFARTGWLSYAPLAELQYSPDSGVDYYLWSLEIAGVGTTLSAINMVATIIKMRAPGMTMMKMPVFTWTALCSNILAIAIFPALTAAFFLLILDRYAGTNFFTNDLGGSPMMYWNMVWIWGHPEVYVLVLPAFGIYSEITSTFTGKRLFGYSSMVYATVVITLLSYLVWLHHFFTMGSGASVNSFFGIATMIIAIPTGAKVFNWLFTMFRGEIRFELPMMWVVAFMLTFVVGGMTGVLLAVPAADFVLHNSLFLVAHFHNTIIGGVVFGLFAGMVYWFPKAFGFKLDEFWGKVAFWGWVVGYWVAWTPIYIVGLMGVPRRINHLDDVSLRPYFVVAAIGAVIILIGILGFVMSIVMGIVKRKALRDVTGDPWNGRTLEWSTSSPPPAYNYALTPVVYDLDAWQDMKDHGYTRPTEGFKPVHMPRNTGIGVIIAGLCTVLGFAMVWYIWWLAALSFVGIIAVSIVHTFNYNRDYVIPASEVDATEGERTRALAGV
- the cyoC gene encoding cytochrome o ubiquinol oxidase subunit III encodes the protein MSTTVTTQAGPRLWHAKEEHDHSGGATMIGFWIYLMSDALIFASLFAVYGVLSRNYAGGPGPKQLFDLSLVAVNTSLLLASSITFGVSMLAMAAGRTGRTMFWLAITGLLGAAFLGVELHEFASLVAEGAGPHRSAFLSSFFTLVGTHGTHVAFGLVWLVVLLMQIGKRGLTDDNRRRVMCLSMFWHFLDIVWIGVFTFVYLLGVIR
- the cyoA gene encoding ubiquinol oxidase subunit II — translated: MTAQTFTTKWAKRLAAAAVPLFLSGCDMVVMNPTGDIARQQRDLILVATGLMLLVIVPVLTLIVVFALRYRKGKNPQAYDPGFTHSTRIELVVWSIPLIIIGILGAITWVTTHKLDPFRPLDRISYGRPIPAGTKPLEIDVVAMDWKWLFIYPEQGIASVNELALPIDVPVTFKITSTSQMNTFYAPTLAGMVYAMPGMQSMLHAVLNEPGDTWGYSGNYTGAGYTDMRFQLHGVDQAGFDSWVAKVKSSPDTLNTERYVALDVPSEKVPVMHFGNVPPDIFLRAVNQCVAPGAPCKNDVMRIDATKDGATHGDMTMAGDMANDAHPMDAGH